CACGTCAACGGCAAGGACGACCTCTGGGCGCTGATGATCGACCGGGTGTCCCGGGAGCTGGCCGCACCGGACGGGGCGACGGACTGGCGGGAGGTGCTGCGCTCCTACGCCCTCCAGACCCGGGACCTGATGCTCGCCCACCCGTGGATGGCGGTCATGCCCACCCCGGTGATCATGCTGACGCCGTCGCGGATGGCCGTGGCGGAACGGCAGTTGGCCGCGCTCGCCGTCTGCGGCCTGGACGCCGACTCGGTGATGGCCGCGTTCCGGACCGTCACCTCCTTCGTGCATGGTTCCGCCCAGACCGAGATCGGCATGCGGGAGTACCAGGAACGCCACGGCTGGACCAGCGGCGACGAGACCCGCCGGGCCCTCGCCCCGCAGATGGTCTACCTGATGAGCACGGGCCGCTATCCGACCTACGACCAGTACGCCCTCAGCGCTACCCGCAAGGACGACCGGGCCTGGGAGTTCGCCTTCGGCCTCGACTGCGTGCTCGACGGCATCGCGCAGCGCCTCGGGATCTGACGGGGGCGTACGCGAAAGAAGCCCCGGCCCTCCTGGACGGAGGAGAGCCGGGGCTCCCGCTGTGAGGGGCGTCTAGTACGAGGAACCCGACGCGCCCAGTGACCCCGTGGGGTGCCAGACCGTTTTCGTCTCCAGGAACGCCGTCATGCGGTCGATGCCGGGCGTCTCCGCGTAATCCACAGGCTGTGGACGGAGAACGCGCTTGAGGTTGTCGGCCGCGGCGATCTCCAGTTCCTTCGCCAGGACCTCGTCGGCGCCCGCGAGGTCGATCGCGTTGACGTCCTGGTGGGCCGCCAGCGGGGTCGCGATCTCCGCCGTGCGGCCCGAGAGGACGTTGACCACGCCGCCGGGGACGTCCGAGGTGGCCAGTACCTCCGCCAGGGACAGCGCGGGGAGCGGGGACCTCTCGCTCGCCACCACGACCGCCGTGTTGCCGGTCGCGATCACCGGGGCGACGACCGACACCAGGCCCAGGAAGGACGACTCCTGCGGGGCCAGGACCGCCACCACGCCCGTCGGCTCGGGGGAGGAGAGGTTGAAGAACGGACCCGCCACCGGGTTGCCGCCCCCGACCACCTGGGCGATCTTGTCGGTCCAGCCCGCGTACCAGACCCAGCGGTCGATCGTGGCGTCCACGACCGCCGCCGCCTTGGACTTCGACAGCCCCTCGGCGTCGGCCACCTCACGGGTGAACTGGTCGCGGCGGCCCTCCAGCATCTCGGCGACGCGGTAGAGGACCTGGCCGCGGTTGTACGCCGTCGCGCCGGACCAGCCGCCGAACGCCTTGCGGGCGGCCACTACCGCGTCACGGGCGTCCTTGCGGGAGGACAGGGGTGCGTTCGCCAGCCACTTGCCCTTCGAGTCGGTCACCTCGTACACCCGGCCGCTCTCGGAACGCGGGAACTTTCCGCCCACGTACAGCTTGTAGGTCTTCAGTACGGTGAGTCGCTCAGACATCAAGGTACGCCTCCAGGCCGTGGCGGCCGCCCTCGCGGCCGAAGCCCGACTCCTTGTAGCCGCCGAACGGCGAGGTGGGGTCGAACTTGTTGAACGTGTTGGACCAGACGACGCCCGCGCGGAGCTTGTTCGCGACCGCCAGGATGCGGGAGCCCTTCTCCGTCCAGATGCCGGCGGAGAGGCCGTACGGCGTGTTGTTGGCCTTGGCGACCGCCTCGTCCGGGGTGCGGAAGGTCAGCACCGACAGCACCGGGCCGAAGATCTCGTCGCGGGCGACGGTGTGCGCCTGGGTGACGTTCGTGAAGAGCGTCGGGGCGAACCAGTAGCCGCTCTCCGGAAGTTCACAGGCCGGCGACCAGCGCTCGGCGCCCTCCGCCTCGCCCTGCTCGACGAGGGAGGTGATGCGGGTGAGCTGTTCCTCGGAGTTGATCGCGCCGATGTCCGTGTTCTTGTCGAGCGGGTCGCCCAGGCGGAGCGTCGACAGCCGGCGCTTCAGGGACTCCAGCAGCTCGTCCTGGATCGACTCCTGGACCAGCAGGCGGCTGCCCGCGCAGCAGACCTGGCCCTGGTTGAAGAAGATGCCGTTGACGATGCCCTCGACGGCCTGGTCCAGGGGCGCGTCGTCGAAGACGATGTTGGCGCCCTTGCCGCCCAGTTCGAGCGTGACCTTCTTGGGGGTGCCGGCGACCGTGCGGGCGATCTCCTTGCCGACGGCCGTGGAGCCGGTGAAGGCGACCTTGTTCACGTCCGGGTGGACGACCAGCGCCGCGCCCGCGCCGCCGTAGCCGGGGAGGATGTTGACGACGCCCTTGGGCAGGCCCGCCTGGCGGCAGATGTCCGCGAAGAACAGCGCCGACAGCGGGGTGGTCTCGGCCGGCTTCAGCACGACCGTGTTGCCGGTCGCGAGCGCCGGGGCGATCTTCCACGCCAGCATCAGCAGCGGGAAGTTCCAGGGGATGACCTGGCCCGCCACGCCCAGCGGCCGCGGGTTCGCGCCGAAGCCGGCGTGGTCGAGCTTGTCGGCCCAGCCGGCGTAGTAGAAGAAGTGCGCCGCGACCAGGGGGAGGTCCGCGTCGCGGGTCTCCTTGATCGGCTTGCCGTTGTCGAGGGTTTCGAGGACGGCGAGCTCGCGGGAGCGCTCCTGGATGATCCGCGCGATGCGGAACAGGTACTTGGCGCGCTCCGAGCCGGGCAGCGCCGACCACTTCTCGAAGGCCTTGCGCGCGGCCTGCACCGCGCGGTCGACGTCCGCCTCACCGGCCTGGGCGATCTCGGAGAGCACCTCCTCGGTGCTCGGCGAGACCGTCTTGAAGACCTTGCCGTCGGCCGCCTCCACGAACTCGCCGTCGATGAACAGGCCGTACGAGGGCGCGATGTCGACGACCGAGCGCGACTCGGGGGCCGGTGCGTATGCGAATACCGATGCCATGGTGATCAGTCCACCGTCACGTAGTCGGGGCCGGAGTAGCGGCCGGTGGCCAGCTTCTGGCGCTGCATCAGCAGGTCGTTCAGCAGCGAGGAGGCGCCGAAGCGGAACCAGTGGTTGTCCAGCCAGTCCTCGCCGGCGGTCTCGTTGACCAGCACGAGGAACTTGATGGCGTCCTTCGAGGTGCGGATGCCGCCGGCCGGCTTCACGCCGACCTGGATGCCGGTCTGTGCACGGAAGTCACGCACCGCCTCCAGCATGAGAAGCGTGTTCGCCGGGGTCGCGTTGACGGCGACCTTTCCGGTGGACGTCTTGATGAAGTCCGCGCCCGCCAGCATCCCGAGCCAGCTCGCGCGGCGGATGTTGTCGTACGTCGACAGCTCGCCTGTCTCGAAGATGACCTTCAGGCGCGCTGACGTGCCGCAGGCCTCCTTCACGGCGGTGATCTCGTCGTACACCTTCAAGTATCGGCCCGCGAGGAACGCCCCGCGGTCGATGACCATGTCGATCTCGTCGGCGCCCGCGGCGACGGCCTCGCGGACGTCGGCCAGCTTGACGGTGAGCGGGGCGCGCCCGGCCGGGAACGCCGTGGCGACGGAGGCGACCTTCACGCCGGAGCCGGCGACGGCCTCCTTGGCCACGGCCACCATGTCCGGATAGACGCAGACCGCGGCCGTCGTGGGCGCCGTACGGTCGGTCGGGTCGGGCCGGACCGCCTTCGCGCCGAGCGCCCGGACCTTGCCCGGGGTGTCCGCGCCTTCCAGCGTCGTCAGGTCGACCATCGAGATGGCGAGGTCGATGGCGAACGCCTTGGCGGTCGTCTTGATCGAACGGGTACCGAGGGAGGCCGCACGCCCCTCCAGTCCGACCGCGTCGACGCCGGGGAGCCCGTGGAGGAAGCGGCGCAGCGCGCTGTCGGACGAGGTGACGTCCTTGAGGGGGTGAGCTGCGGTGAGTGCAGAACTGGGCATGGTCACCAGACGAGCATATCTACGCGCGTAGCGGCTGTACAGCCCCCGGTTTTGCCCGGGTGGGGTTGGGGTGGCCGACCTACGGTCCGGCAGAATCGAGGCATGACGAGCCCCGAGTCCCAGTCGCCCCCGCCGCAGCCTCCGGAGCCCGAGTCCAAGGACCGGGTGTACCGGTCGGTTCCGGCCATCGCCGGTGGCGTGCTGCTGCTGGCCATCGCCGGGTGGCTCGGCATCGACGCGCTGATATCGGGCGAGGGGCGTACGCCGTGGATGGCGCTCGCCGTGCTGATCCTGATCGTGCCGCTGGTCGTCGCCTTCACGCTGCGGCCCGCCGTGTACGCGGGAGACGACCGGCTGCGCATCCGCAACCCGTTCCGCGTCATCGTGCTGCCCTGGGGGCAGATCGCCTCGCTGAAGTCCGCCTACTCGAACGAGGTCCTCACCGAGTCCGGCGCCAAGTACCAGCTCTGGGCCGTGCCCGTCTCGCTGCGCGCCCGCAAGAAGGCCGCCCGGCGTGAGATGCGGGCGACTGCGCAGGCGCGGCGGGAGATGGGGCGGGACGAGGGGCGCGGCAGTGCGCTCGGGATGCGGGCGGGGCTGGGCGACGGCCTCGGCGGGGGGCCCGTGTCCGACGGGCCCGTGCGGGCGGAGACCGACCGGATCATGGACGAGCTGCGGGGGTTGCACGAGGCACGGCACCAGGCGGAGACGGCGCGGGGGGACGTGACCGTGCGGTGGGCCTACGAGGTGGTGGGGCCGGCGGTTGTGGGAGCGCTGCTGGTGTTGATTCTGGTGCTGGCGGGCTGACGGGGCGGGCCTTGGGCCTCGGGGCGTCTGTCAGCCTGGGGAAGGGCGGCCCCGGGCCGGGATGCTCGGCTTCGCCGGGGCCGTCTGGTCGGACTGTTTCAGATACCTGCGGCGGTCGACAGGTCGCGCTTGATCGACTCCAGTAGGTCCGTCGCCTGTGCGCGGGCCGTGGGGAGGTCGGCGTGGGCGGCGACCGGGACCACGACCTCCAGGTAGCACTTCAGCTTCGGCTCCGTGCCGCTCGGGCGGACGATCACCCGGGCGCCGTCGAGGGTGTAGCGCAGGCCGTCGGTGGGCGGGAGGGTGCCCGTGCCCTGGGTGAGGTCGTCGGTGCGGGTGATCGGCAGGCCGGCGAGTTGGGCCGGGGGCTGTTCCCGCAGGCGGCGCATCGCGGCCGCGATGAGGGAGAGGTCCTCGACGCGGACCGAGAGCTGGTCCGTGGCGTGCAGGCCGTGTTCCACGGCCAGGTCGTCGAGAAGGTCCAGGAGGGTGCGGCCCTCCTCCTTGAGCTGTGAGGCCAGTTCCGTGATCAGGAGTGCCGCCGTGATGCCGTCCTTGTCGCGTACGCCGTCCGGGTCGACGCAGTAGCCGAGGGCCTCCTCGTAGCCGTAGCGCAGGCCCTCGGCGCGGGCGATCCACTTGAAGCCGGTGAGCGTCTCGACGTGGGGGAGGCCTGCCTTCTCGGCGATACGGCCGAGGAGGGAGGACGAGACGATCGACTCGGCGAAGGTGCCGGTCGCTCCGCGGCGGACCAGGTGGGCGGCGAGGAGGGCGCCGACCTCGTCGCCGCGGAGCATGCGCCAGTCGTCGCCGTCCTGCACGGCGACGGCGCAGCGGTCCGCGTCCGGGTCGTTGGCGATGATCAGGTCGGGGGCGGGGGTGGTCGCGCGGGCCTTCGCGAATGCCAGGTCCATCGCGCCGGGCTCCTCCGGGTTGGGGAACGCGACGGTCGGGAAGTCCGGGTCGGGGTCGGCCTGCTCCGCGACGAGGGCCGGTTCCGGGAAGCCGGCGCGGGCGAAGGCGGCGAGGAGGACGTCCTTGCCGACGCCGTGCATCGCCGTGTACACCGTGCGGGCGGTGCGGGGGGAATCCTTGGCCAGGACGGCGTCGGTGCGGGCGAGGTAGGCGTCGAGGACGCCGTCGTCGAGGGTGTCCCAGCCTTCGGTGGGGCGGCGGACGGTGGCCAGGGACGGGACGGCGGCGATCTCCGTCGCGATGTCGATGTCCGCCGGGGGGACGATCTGGGAGCCGTCGCCGAGGTACACCTTGTAGCCGTTGTCGCGGGGCGGGTTGTGGCTGGCGGTGACCTCTACGCCGGCGACCGCGCCGAGGTGCCTTATCGCGAAGGCGAGGACGGGGGTGGGGAGGGGGCGGGGGAGGACGGCGGCGCGGAGGCCGGCGCCGGTCATGACGGCGGCGGTGTCGCGGGCGAAGTCGTGCGACTTGTGGCGGGCGTCGTAGCCGATGACGACCAGGCCGTCGTGGTGGCCCTGCTTCTTGAGATACGCGGCGAGGCCGGCGGCCGCGCGGATGACGACCGAGCTGTTCATGCGCATGGGACCGGCGCCGAGTTCGCCACGGAGGCCGGCGGTGCCGAACTGGAGGGTGCCGCTGAAGCGGGCGGCGAGTTCGGTGTGGTCCTGGGCGTCGATGAGGCGGGCGAGCTCGGTGCGGGTTTCCGGGTCGGGGTCCTCGGTGAGCCACGCCTGGGCCTGTGCGATGAGTTCGTCGTGCACGGTCTGTGTCAGCCTCTCCGGTTGTCGTGCGGGTTGCCTCCGGCGGTTGTGCCGGGTGCCGGGTGCCTGCGGTGGCCTGTGCGGCTTCGGTGGGGGTGCGCGCAGCGCCTGCCGGGGTGCGGTGGGTCGGGGCCGCGCCGGGGGGTGTCCGTCCTCGGAACGGCGCGATGGGGTCGGATACCGACTAACCGTCCGTTGACGCGCCAACCGCTGCGGACGGACACCCCCCGACACGGCCCCTTCTCGCCGTGCGCGGCTGCGGGCGCGTCGTGGCCCGCCCCAGCTGCGGGCAGTCGTGCCTCAGCCCAGTGCCTTAAGGGCCTGGGAGGTACCCCCAGGGCGGCACGGGTGGGCGCAGCGGCACCCCGCTCCGCCGGGCTGCGGACCCACTCGGCCCCGGCAGCGGCGCCGGGTTGCTTACAGGCGCCCCAGGACCTGTGCCAGCAGTGAGCCCATCCTCGTGGCGGAGTCGCGGCCGGCCTGGAGGACCTCTTCGTGGTTGAGGGGCTCCCCGGTCATCCCCGCTGCCAGGTTCGTGACGAGGGAGATGCCCAGAACCTCCGCACCCGCCTCGCGCGCGGCGATCGCCTCCAGGACCGTCGACATGCCCACCAGGTCGGCCCCGATGACCCGGGCCATGCGGATCTCGGCCGGTGTCTCGTAGTGCGGGCCGGGGAACTGGGCGTAGACGCCCTCCTCCAGGGTGGGATCGACCTCCTTGCACAGGGCCCGCAGGCCCGGGGAGTAGAGGTCGGTGAGGTCGACGAAGTTGGCGCCGACGATCGGGGACGTCGCCGTGAGGTTGATGTGGTCGCTGATCAGGACCGGCTGGCCGGGGCGCATGCCCTCGCGCAGGCCGCCGCAGCCGTTGGTGAGGACGATCGTCTTGCAGCCGGCCGACACGGCGGTGCGGACACCGTGGGCGACGGCGGCCACGCCGCGGCCCTCGTAGTAGTGCGTGCGGCCGAGGAAGACGAGGGCGCGCTTGTTGCCGATCCGGTACGAGCGGATCTTGCCTCCGTGGCCCTCGACCGCCGGCGGCGGGAAGCCGGGCAGCTCGGTGACCTGGAGCTCCGCCTCGGGAGCGCCGAGGGCGTCCACGGCCGGGGCCCAGCCGGAGCCCATCACGAGGGCGACGTCGTGTGTCTCGGCGCCCGTGAGTTCGCGCAGGCGGGCCGCGGCGGCGTCGGCGGCGGCGTGGGGGTCGCCCAGGATGTCGTCCGGAAGAAGAGATGCGTTCACGCCGACGAGGGTAGCCGGTGATTGCCTACGCGCGTAGATGGCGGAGCTCACGGGGTGACGATCGTTGTCTTGTCGTTTCCGACGAAGAGAGGGTCAGCAGGGGCGCTTGCGGAGTTCCATCACGTAGTCGTGCGGGGCGCCGGCCGACTCGGCCGCGTCGGCGATCTCGCCCAGATTGCGGGCGGAGGGCAGACCGCCCTCGTAGGCGTTGAGGGTGAAGGCCCAGGCCTGCTCGTCACCCTCCAGGGTGTGGACCCGTACCCGCGTACGGCGGTAGATGTCGAGCCCCACACCCTCCCAGCGGTCGAGTGACTCCTCGTCCATGGGGGCGATGTCGTACAGCGCGACGAAGACCTGGGAGAGGGGGTCCTCGACGATCGTCGGCAGGGCACCCTCCCAGCCCATGTGCTCGCCGCCGAAGGTCAGCCGCCACCCGTTCAGCCAGCCGGTGGCGCGCAGCGGCGAGTGCGGGGCGCGGCGGGACATCAGCCGCGCGTCGAGGTTGCCGGCGTACGCGGCGTAGAGCGACATGGGGAGAGAGTACGGCAGGTACCCCGGGGTCACCCGCGTAACGGAGCCGCATCGGGCGGGCCCCGGGGCGGTGTCACGTCGAGGCGTGCGGGACAATGGAGTACGTGACTCGGATCGTGATCATCGGTGGCGGACCCGGCGGATACGAAGCGGCCCTGGTGGCCGCCCAACTCGGTGCGGAGGTGACCGTCGTCGACTGCGACGGTCTGGGCGGTGCGTCGGTGCTGACCGACTGCGTGCCGTCGAAGACCCTGATCGCCACGGCCGAGGTGATGACCACCTTCGACTCCTCGTACGAGGAACTGGGGATCATCGTCGCCGACGACACCCCGCATCTGGAGCAGAGCGCCCGGGTGGTCGGGGTCGACCTGGGCAAGGTCAACCGGCGTGTGAAGCGGCTCGCGCTCGCCCAGTCGCACGACATCACGGCCTCCGTGACGCGTGCCGGGGCGCGTGTCCTGCGCGGGCGCGGGCGGCTGGAGGGCATGCAGGCGCTCGACGGGTCCCGGAAGGTCGTGGTGCGCGCCGCCGACGGGAGTGAGGAGACCCTCACGGCCGACGCGGTGCTCATCGCCACCGGCGGGCACCCCCGTGAGCTGCCCGACGCCCTGCCGGACGGTGAGCGGATCCTGAACTGGACCCAGGTCTACGACCTCGACGAGCTCCCCGAGGAGCTGATCGTGGTCGGGTCGGGTGTGACCGGTGCCGAGTTCGCCGGTGCCTATCAGGCGCTGGGGTCGAGGGTGACGCTCGTGTCGTCGCGGGACCGGGTGCTGCCCGGTGAGGACCCGGACGCGGCCGCCGTGCTGGAGGAGGTCTTCCGGCGGCGCGGAATGAACGTCATGGGGCGTACCCGGGCGCAGTCCGCCAAGCGGGTCGGGGACCGGGTCGAGGTGACCCTCTCCGACGGGCGGGTCATCACCGGGTCGCACTGCCTCATGGCCGTCGGTGCCGTTCCGAACAGCTCGGGCATGGGGCTGGAGGAAGCCGGCGTCAGGCTGCGCGAGTCCGGTCACATCTGGACCGACAAGGTGTCGCGTACGACCGCTCCGGGCGTGTACGCGGCCGGTGACGTGACGGGCGTGTTCGCCCTCGCCTCCGTGGCCGCCATGCAGGGACGTATCGCCATGTACCACTTCCTGGGCGATGCCGTGGCCCCGCTGAACCTGAAGACCGTCTCGTCGAACGTCTTCACCGACCCGGAGATCGCCACGGTCGGCTACACCCAGGCCGACGTCGACGGCGGGAAGATCGACGCTCGGGGCGTGAAGCTGCCGCTGCTGCGCAACCCGCGCGCGAAGATGCAGGGCATCCGCGACGGCTTCGTCAAGATCTTCTGCCGGCCGGGGACCGGGATCGTGGTCGGCGGTGTGGTCGTGGCGCCGCGTGCCTCGGAACTGATCCACCCCATCTCGGTCGCGGTCGACAACAATCTGACAGTCGAACAGATTGCGAACGCCTTCACCGTCTATCCCTCGTTGTCGGGCTCGATCGCCGAAGTGGCACGGCAGTTGCACACCCGGAAGGACACCGGCGAGGGCTGAGGCCGCATCCGACTCCTCGCTGGTCACGGTGAGTGTTCGACCGTGCGGACGGCATAGGCGGGCGGACTAGGCCCTATACCACTTCCCGCTGCTCCGCGCGAACATCTTCTGCTATTCAGCGCAAACTGCTGAAAGCAGACGGTCGCTGGCGTTACTGTCAGTTTCGTGTTCGCTGCAGAACGTCGCCAATTGATCCTCGAAATGGTGCGAGCGAACGGGGCCGTGTCGCTCCGTGAGCTCGCCCGCGTCGTCCAGACCTCCGAAGTGACCGTACGGCGGGACGTGCGCGCGCTGGAGGCAGAAGGACTCCTCGACCGCCGGCACGGCGGTGCGGTACTGCCGGGCGGTTTCACGCGGGAGTCCGGCTTTCCGCAGAAGTCTCATCTCGCGACCGCCGAGAAGACCGCCATCGCCGACCTCGCCGCGAATTTCGTGGAGGAGGGCGAGGCGATCGTGGTCGGGGCGGGTACGACGACCCAGGAGCTGGCCCGCCGGCTCGCCCGGGTGCCCGGGCTGACCGTCGTCACCAACTCACTTCTCGTCGCGCAGGCGTTGGCCCATGCCAACCGGGTCGAGGTCGTGATGACCGGCGGTACGCTCCGCGGCTCCAACTACGCCCTGGTCGGCAGCGGTGCCGAGCAGTCCCTGCACGGGCTGCGGGTGTCGCGGGCGTTCCTGTCCGGGAGTGGTCTGACCGCGGAGCGGGGACTGTCCACGTCCAACATGCTGTCGGCGTCGGTCGACCGGGCGTTGGTGCAGGCCGCCGCGGAGGTCGTGGTCCTCGCCGACCACACCAAGCTCGGGACGGACACGATGTTCCAGACCGTGCCGACGGATCTCATCACCCGCCTCGTGACGGACGAACCGCCTGCCCACGACGATCGTGCGGCGACGGAGCTTCAGGCACTCGCCGATCAGGGAGTGCAGATCGCTGTCGCGGGGGCGCCGGGGGGTTCGGCGGGGGCGGGGAGCCCCGGGGGTGATGCCGTCCCGGCGCGTCAGCAGCGCCGGGATGTGCCGTTGCCCGGGCCTCGGAGGCAGGCGCCGGGGGCGGGGAGTGGGTTGCGGTCGGCCGCGATGCTCGGGGAGCAGAGTCCTGGGGCGGAGCGGGCCAGGGTTGCCGATCTGCGGCGGCGTTGACCCGACGGGTCAGCTGAGTCGCTGCTGATTGCCAGGTGCTCGGCGTTGTTGCCGGGGCGGTGTGGGTCGACAGCCTGGCGTGGAAAGGTGCCGCCGGCGGCTGCTGAGGCCGGGGCGTTGCGCAGCCCGGCGGTGCGGGGTGCCTCCCCCAAGCTCTTCGAGCAGGGGGTACCCCCAGCGCCCACCCGTGCCGCCCAAGCGGCATGACTGCCCGCAGCCAAGGCGGCTACGACTGCCCGCAGCCAGGGAACTAGGCCGGCCACGCCTGCCCGCGGCTGAGTGGAGACACCACCGGCGCGGCCCCGAGCCGGGGCCGCGCCGTAGGCGTTGTCCGGTTCGCTCAGTCCTTGATCTCGCAGATCGCCGCGCCGGACGTGACCGACGCGCCGATGTCCGCGCTGAGGCCCTTGATCGTGCCGGACTTGTGCGCGTTCAACGGCTGCTCCATCTTCATGGCCTCGAGGACGACGACGAGGTCGCCCTCCTTGACCTCCTGGCCCTCCTCCACCGCGACCTTGACGATGGTGCCCTGCATGGGGGAGGCGAGGGTGTCGCCGGAGGCGGCGGGGCCCGACTTCTTCGCCGCGCGGCGCTTGGGCTTGGCCCCGGCCGCGAGGCCCGTGCGCGCCAGGGACATGCCCAGGGACGCCGGGAGGGAGACCTCCAGACGCTTGCCGCCGACCTCGACGACCACCGTCTCGCGGCCCGGCTCCTCGTCCGCCTCCAAGGCGTCCGCAGCCGCCGTGAAGGGCTTGATCTCGTTGACGAACTCCGTCTCGATCCAGCGGGTGTGGACCGTGAACGGCCCGTCCTGGCCGTGCACCTCCGGCGCGAACGCCGAATCCCGCACCACCGCACGATGGAACGGGATCGCCGTCGCCATGCCCTCGACCTGGAACTCCTCCAGGGCACGGGCGGCCCGCTCCAGCGCCTCCTTGCGCGTGCGGCCGGTGACGATCAGCTTGGCCAGCAGGGAGTCCCACGCCGGGCCGATGACCGCTCCGGACTCCACGCCCGCGTCCAGCCGCACACCCGGGCCGGACGGCGGGGCGAACGTCGTGACCGTGCCGGGGGCCGGCAGGAAGTTGCGGCCCGGGTCCTCGCCGTTGATGCGGAACTCGAAGGAGTGACCGCGCAGCACCGGGTCGTCGTAGCCGAGCTCCTCGCCGTCGGCGATGCGGAACATCTCGCGGACGAGGTCGATGCCGGCGACCTCCTCGGTGACCGGGTGCTCCACCTGGAGGCGGGTGTTGACCTCGAGGAAGGAGATCGTGCCGTCGTTGCCGACGAGGAACTCGACCGTGCCGGCGCCGACGTAGCCGGCCTCCTTCAGGATCGCCTTGGAGGCCGAGTACAGCTGCTCCACCTGCGCGTCGGACAGGAAGGGGGCGGGCGCTTCCTCCACCAGCTTCTGGTGCCGGCGCTGGAGGGAGCAGTCACGCGTGGAGACCACGACCACGTTGCCGTGCTGGTCGGCGAGGCACTGGGTCTCGACGTGCCGCGGCTTGTCGAGGTAGCGCTCGACGAAGCACTCGCCCCGGCCGAAGGCGGCGACGGCCTCGCGGACCGCCGAGTCGTACAGCTCCGGCACCTCTTCCAGCGTCCGCGCGACCTTCAGACCGCGGCCACCGCCACCGAACGCCGCCTTGATGGCGATCGGCAGCCCGTGCTGCTCGGCGAAGGCGACGACCTCCTCCGCACCGGACACCGGGTCGGGCGTGCCCGCCACCAGCGGGGCGCCCGCGCGCTGCGCGATGTGCCGGGCCGCGACCTTGTCGCCCAGGTCGCGGATCGCCTGCGGGGGCGGGCCGATCCAGATCAGGCCCGCGTCCAGGACCGCCTGCGCGAAGTCCGCGTTCTCGGAGAGGAAGCCGTAGCCGGGGTGGATCGCGTCCGCGCCGGACTCGCGCGCGGCCTTCAGCACCTTCTCGATGTCGAGGTAGCTGGTGCCCGGCGTGTCACCGCCCAGGGCGAACGCCTCATCCGCGGCGCGGACATGCAGAGCGTCCCGGTCCGGGTCGGCGTAGACGGCCACGCTCTTGATGCCGGCATCCCGGCAGGCCCGGGCCACGCGGACAGCGATTTCGCCACGGTTGGCGATGAGCACCTTGCGCACGATGAGGCTCCCTCCTTGAAACAAGCCGAGTTTAGGGACTGCCGACACGGCACTTCGACCCGTCCCCAGTGGTGAGCTTTCCCACACGGAGCGTGATGCGAGGCTCGCTCGACCCGCGAAATCCCTTGTCGCGCAGCGGCAGGCAGTACTTCTCCGGCAAACCCTAGCCCTCCCCTGTGGCCAAGGTCTCTGTCATCACGTGCTGCGGGCCACTCGGTTTCTTTGTGGAGTCCCTACGAATGGCCCAATGATTCTTTGCCCGCCGCAGAACCCTTGTCCCAGGGTTTACCGGTGAGTAGCGTTCGCGATGTCTCGAACGTACTAGGGGTAAGTGGGTGGGCCCGGTGGTGCGCAGGCCGGTGGCGTGGGTCGTGGCGGTGGTGCTGTTCGGTGAGGCGCTCGGAGTCGCCGCGCTGAACTGGTTCCTCGGCGTCGTCGTCGACCGCCAGGAGATGTCCCTGGCCGGGCTCGACCCGCACATGATGTCCGTGTCGTCGAAGATCGGCGGGATCGCCTTCGGCCTCTACTTCGCGCTGTGCGGCCTGGTCGCCCTGCTGGTGGCGCTGCGGGACCGGCCCCCGGCGGGCTTCGGGCGGGTGCTGCTGGTCAGCGCGGCGGTCGTGCACGGCCTGCTCGGCGCCTTCACGTGGGGGCTCGTCGGCTGGCCCGCGTTCCTGTTCATGGTGCTGGTGCTCGGCCTGATCGTGCTGCTGCTCATGACGTACGACCGTCCGGCCGAGCCCGCCGACGCCGCGCCCCAGGGCCGGACGGGAGGCGACGGAACCCCGGTCACTTCTCCGCCGGCGCCCACAACTCCGTGATCCCGACGCCCAGTTCGGCGAGCAGCCGGCGGACGAGGGGCAGGCTGAGACCGATCACGTTGCCGTGGTCGCCGTCGATGCCGTCGATGAACGGGGCCGAGCGGCCGTCCAGTGTGAACGCACCGGCGACGTAGAGAGGTTCGCCGGAGG
This region of Streptomyces caelestis genomic DNA includes:
- a CDS encoding TetR/AcrR family transcriptional regulator — protein: MAAAKKEGQESGTGAPSLWERMERPAPAPRTSLTLERIAAAAVEIADEEGGAAVTMRRLAEKLGVAPMAAYRHVNGKDDLWALMIDRVSRELAAPDGATDWREVLRSYALQTRDLMLAHPWMAVMPTPVIMLTPSRMAVAERQLAALAVCGLDADSVMAAFRTVTSFVHGSAQTEIGMREYQERHGWTSGDETRRALAPQMVYLMSTGRYPTYDQYALSATRKDDRAWEFAFGLDCVLDGIAQRLGI
- a CDS encoding aldehyde dehydrogenase family protein, producing MSERLTVLKTYKLYVGGKFPRSESGRVYEVTDSKGKWLANAPLSSRKDARDAVVAARKAFGGWSGATAYNRGQVLYRVAEMLEGRRDQFTREVADAEGLSKSKAAAVVDATIDRWVWYAGWTDKIAQVVGGGNPVAGPFFNLSSPEPTGVVAVLAPQESSFLGLVSVVAPVIATGNTAVVVASERSPLPALSLAEVLATSDVPGGVVNVLSGRTAEIATPLAAHQDVNAIDLAGADEVLAKELEIAAADNLKRVLRPQPVDYAETPGIDRMTAFLETKTVWHPTGSLGASGSSY
- a CDS encoding aldehyde dehydrogenase family protein — protein: MASVFAYAPAPESRSVVDIAPSYGLFIDGEFVEAADGKVFKTVSPSTEEVLSEIAQAGEADVDRAVQAARKAFEKWSALPGSERAKYLFRIARIIQERSRELAVLETLDNGKPIKETRDADLPLVAAHFFYYAGWADKLDHAGFGANPRPLGVAGQVIPWNFPLLMLAWKIAPALATGNTVVLKPAETTPLSALFFADICRQAGLPKGVVNILPGYGGAGAALVVHPDVNKVAFTGSTAVGKEIARTVAGTPKKVTLELGGKGANIVFDDAPLDQAVEGIVNGIFFNQGQVCCAGSRLLVQESIQDELLESLKRRLSTLRLGDPLDKNTDIGAINSEEQLTRITSLVEQGEAEGAERWSPACELPESGYWFAPTLFTNVTQAHTVARDEIFGPVLSVLTFRTPDEAVAKANNTPYGLSAGIWTEKGSRILAVANKLRAGVVWSNTFNKFDPTSPFGGYKESGFGREGGRHGLEAYLDV
- the deoC gene encoding deoxyribose-phosphate aldolase; its protein translation is MPSSALTAAHPLKDVTSSDSALRRFLHGLPGVDAVGLEGRAASLGTRSIKTTAKAFAIDLAISMVDLTTLEGADTPGKVRALGAKAVRPDPTDRTAPTTAAVCVYPDMVAVAKEAVAGSGVKVASVATAFPAGRAPLTVKLADVREAVAAGADEIDMVIDRGAFLAGRYLKVYDEITAVKEACGTSARLKVIFETGELSTYDNIRRASWLGMLAGADFIKTSTGKVAVNATPANTLLMLEAVRDFRAQTGIQVGVKPAGGIRTSKDAIKFLVLVNETAGEDWLDNHWFRFGASSLLNDLLMQRQKLATGRYSGPDYVTVD
- a CDS encoding PH domain-containing protein, which gives rise to MTSPESQSPPPQPPEPESKDRVYRSVPAIAGGVLLLAIAGWLGIDALISGEGRTPWMALAVLILIVPLVVAFTLRPAVYAGDDRLRIRNPFRVIVLPWGQIASLKSAYSNEVLTESGAKYQLWAVPVSLRARKKAARREMRATAQARREMGRDEGRGSALGMRAGLGDGLGGGPVSDGPVRAETDRIMDELRGLHEARHQAETARGDVTVRWAYEVVGPAVVGALLVLILVLAG